In Betta splendens chromosome 22, fBetSpl5.4, whole genome shotgun sequence, the following proteins share a genomic window:
- the arhgap5 gene encoding rho GTPase-activating protein 5: protein MAKNKDARPPTFAVSVVGLSGTEKEKGNCGVGKSCLCNRYVRPDADNYYAEHTSVLSTIDFGGRVVNNDHFLYWGDVSHRGDDGLDCKIQVIEQTEFIDDQTFLPHRSTNLQPYTKRAAATKLQSAEKLMYICTDQLGLEQDFDQKQMPDGKLNIDGFVLCIDVSKGCNRKFDDQMKFVNSLYSQIVKSKKPIVVAATKCDECVDQHLRDLQAFVASKKNLMLIETSARSNVNVDLCFNALIQQLDKTRGKPKTVPYLEAYKIQRQLVASVTDRFEKLMVHTVRDYHTTWKTVINNMKGQPDYDEFITLEGSKKARNMFTKHIAQIKQEHIKRRREEYLTTLPKTLNNLLNNLEEVEHLTWPEAQSVIRNRPEFHYWFLVLEQTPWDETDHIDNSDRRIPFDLLDTHEAERIYHNHVQHLLSEKRRVEMKDRFKKTLERVHFISPGQPWEEVMCFVMEDEAYKYIAESDRRDVYCRHQQEIVERAKEDFQEMLFEHAELFYDLDLNATPSCDKMSEIHGVLNEEPRYRALQKLAPDRESLLLKHIGFVYHPTKETCLSGQNCVDLKVEQVLANRLVQLDHGRSNLYYNSANIDKINLCLLGKEGLSQELANEIRAQSTDDEYTLDGKIYELELLPVDVNSTLLFSHTWDNAFKPHGCFCVFNSIESLNCIGDCIGRIRAEIAQSRRDRFAQPLPFILILANQRDNVCKNIPILRHQGQQLANKLQCTFVDIPSGAFPRKFTEFQIKQGLRAVLDGLKHNFDVFALPPFIKDVSEADLRIVMCAMCWDPFSVDLILSPFLDSHCCSAGPPGQPNTLILDKIIRDSRRRIQVTVLSYHSAIGVRKDEMVHGYILVYSAKRKASMATLRAFLAEVQDVIPVQMVAITDSQADFFENDAIKELMTEGEHIATEIAAKFTALYSLSQYHRQTEVFTPFFNDVLEKKASIESSVVFDSSSRECTTGASEDVFPTSPRSHSSAYNTYYPESDDDNEAPPPYSPIGDDVQLLPTPSERAKYRIDLEGNEYPVHSTPVGEHERNHKVPPPVRPKPVIPKPNVKKLDPNLLKTIEAGMRSNRRMQRGPMTHTEDVEASDNYADPVDTMLRPRGLHSDDIYAVPDDAHSRLVKIRNFGGLHGLHVGEEENGFDRKYQAGRRPSKYKHRSKILFSKTKAYQRRSHSESDGEDTGPAMQKKKKGRAHRGSEEDPLLSPVDPWKSGIDNPAITSDPEQEDKKLKKKKTPKMPKEPKKGKSIKPPKPLYPPTRRTWESNYFGVPLQNLVTPDRPIPLFIEKCVDYIERTGLTTEGLYRVCGNKTDQDNIQKQFDQDHSIDFVAMDVAVNAAAGALKAFFADLPSPLIPYSLHPELVEAAKIVDYMERLQVLREITKKFPSVNYQVFKYIITHLNRVSQHSKTILMTADNLSICFWPTLMRPDFENKDTLSTTKLNQAVIEAFIVQSDYFFHGGEVAESSSSEGTPPPHCHNMVEALLPLQLPPPLQPQQIQHSLHPDPLI from the exons ATGGCCAAGAACAAGGATGCGCGCCCCCCGACATTCGCCGTCAGCGTGGTTGGCCTCTCTGGGACGGAGAAAGAGAAGGGGAATTGTGGCGTTGGCAAGTCCTGCTTATGCAATCGATACGTGCGTCCTGACGCAGACAACTACTATGCGGAGCACACCTCAGTGCTGAGCACAATAGACTTTGGTGGACGTGTTGTTAACAATGACCACTTTCTGTACTGGGGGGATGTTTCCCATCGAGGGGACGATGGGCTGGACTGCAAAATCCAAGTTATTGAACAGACAGAGTTCATTGATGACCAGACATTTCTTCCTCATCGGAGTACAAACCTGCAGCCTTACACCAAACGGGCAGCAGCAACCAAACTCCAGTCGGCAGAGAAGCTTATGTACATCTGCACAGACCAGCTCGGCTTGGAGCAGGACTTTGACCAGAAGCAGATGCCTGATGGGAAGCTAAACATTGATggctttgttctctgcattgaTGTTAGCAAAGGTTGCAATAGAAAGTTTGACGACCAAATGAAGTTCGTCAACAGCCTCTACTCCCAAATTGTTAAATCTAAGAAGCCCATTGTTGTTGCTGCCACGAAATGTGACGAGTGTGTGGACCAGCACCTGAGGGACCTGCAGGCGTTCGTTGCCAGCAAGAAGAACCTGATGCTCATTGAGACGTCAGCACGTTCTAATGTCAATGTGGATCTCTGCTTCAATGCCCTCATTCAGCAGCTGGATAAAACAAGAGGAAAGCCCAAAACTGTGCCATACCTGGAAGCCTATAAAATCCAGCGGCAGCTTGTGGCCTCTGTAACAGATAGATTTGAGAAATTAATGGTGCACACCGTAAGAGATTACCACACCACATGGAAAACAGTGATAAACAACATGAAAGGCCAACCCGACTATGATGAGTTCATCACATTGGAGGGCTCCAAGAAAGCACGAAACATGTTCACAAAGCACATTGCACAGATAAAGCAGGAACACATtaagagacggagggaggagtaCCTGACAACACTACCGAAAACCCTTAACAACCTCCTCAATAACCTGGAAGAGGTCGAGCATCTCACGTGGCCCGAGGCACAGAGTGTCATCCGGAACCGGCCCGAGTTCCACTACTGGTTTCTAGTTTTGGAGCAAACACCATGGGATGAGACAGACCACATTGATAACAGTGACCGCAGGATACCATTTGACCTGCTTGATACCCACGAAGCTGAGAGAATTTACCACAACCACGTCCAACATCTGCTCTCAGAGAAGAGAAGGGTGGAGATGAAGGACAGGTTCAAGAAAACGCTAGAGAGGGTTCATTTTATTAGTCCAGGGCAGCCTTGGGAGGAAGTCATGTGCTTTGTCATGGAGGACGAGGCCTACAAGTACATCGCAGAATCAGATAGAAGGGATGTTTACTGTAGACATCAGCAGGAAATAGTTGAAAGGGCCAAAGAGGATTTTCAGGAAATGCTTTTTGAGCATGCCGAGCTGTTCTATGACTTGGATCTCAATGCCACTCCTAGCTGTGACAAGATGAGTGAAATCCATGGTGTGCTGAATGAGGAGCCCAGATACAGAGCGCTGCAGAAGCTTGCCCCAGATAGAGAGTCGCTTCTCCTCAAACACATTGGGTTTGTTTATCATCCTACTAAGGAGACATGTCTGAGCGGGCAGAATTGTGTGGATCTAAAAGTGGAGCAGGTTTTAGCAAACAGGCTGGTGCAGCTCGACCATGGGCGCTCGAATCTCTACTATAACAGCGCCAACATTGATAAGATCAACCTCTGCCTCCTGGGCAAGGAGGGTCTGTCACAGGAACTGGCCAACGAGATCCGAGCTCAGTCCACGGATGACGAGTACACCTTGGATGGTAAAATCTATGAACTGGAGCTTCTCCCTGTGGATGTTAACTCCACGCTGCTCTTCAGCCACACGTGGGACAATGCTTTCAAGCCACATggttgcttttgtgttttcaacTCTATAGAGTCCCTCAACTGTATCGGGGACTGCATAGGCAGGATCAGAGCAGAGATAGCACAGAGTAGGAGAGACCGATTTGCTCAACCACTACCGTTCATTCTCATCCTGGCAAATCAGAGGGACAATGTTTGCAAAAACATCCCTATCCTGAGGCACCAAGGCCAACAGCTGGCAAACAAGCTGCAGTGCACCTTTGTAGACATTCCATCTGGTGCCTTTCCACGTAAGTTCACCGAATTCCAAATTAAGCAGGGTCTTCGTGCTGTGCTGGATGGACTAAAGCATAACTTTGATGTCTTTGCCCTTCCGCCTTTTATCAAAGACGTGTCCGAGGCAGACCTTAGGATAGTCATGTGTGCCATGTGTTGGGATCCTTTCAGCGTTGACCTCATCCTCTCTCCTTTCCTTGACTCTCATTGCTGTAGTGCAGGGCCTCCAGGGCAGCCCAACACATTAATACTGGACAAGATTATTAGGGACAGCAGAAGGAGGATCCAGGTCACTGTCCTCTCTTACCACTCTGCCATTGGTGTCCGCAAAGATGAAATGGTGCACGGCTATATTTTGGTCTACTCTGCAAAACGCAAGGCCTCTATGGCAACCCTTCGGGCATTCTTGGCTGAAGTTCAGGATGTGATCCCTGTCCAGATGGTGGCAATCACAGACAGCCAGGCAGACTTCTTTGAGAATGACGCTATTAAGGAGCTGATGACGGAGGGGGAGCACATAGCCACAGAGATTGCTGCCAAGTTTACAGCACTCTACTCTCTGTCACAGTATCACAGGCAGACCGAGGTTTTCACACCCTTCTTCAATGATGTGTTGGAGAAGAAGGCGAGCATTGAGAGCTCGGTAGTGTTCGACAGCTCATCACGTGAGTGCACTACTGGTGCCAGTGAAGACGTGTTCCCCACCTCACCGCGCAGCCACTCCTCAGCCTATAACACCTACTACCCAGAGTCAGATGATGACAATGAGGCCCCGCCACCTTACAGCCCAATAGGTGATGATGTTCAGCTCCTCCCTACACCCAGCGAACGGGCCAAGTACCGGATTGACCTGGAAGGCAACGAGTACCCAGTCCATAGCACACCTGTCGGGGAGCATGAACGCAACCACAAAGTGCCTCCACCTGTCCGCCCAAAACCAGTGATCCCCAAACCTAACGTCAAAAAGCTGGACCCCAATCTGCTCAAGACCATCGAGGCTGGGATGCGAAGTAATCGGCGCATGCAGCGTGGGCCAATGACGCACACTGAAGACGTGGAGGCATCAGACAACTATGCAGACCCTGTGGACACGATGCTAAGGCCCAGGGGTCTTCACAGCGATGACATATATGCTGTACCTGATGACGCACACAGCCGTCTGGTCAAAATAAGAAACTTTGGAGGGTTGCATGGTCTTCACGtaggagaggaagagaatgGATTCGACAGGAAGTATCAGGCTGGTCGGCGGCCATCGAAGTACAAACACCGCTCTAAAATCCTGTTTAGCAAGACAAAGGCTTACCAAAGACGATCCCACTCTGAAAGCGACGGAGAGGACACTGGACCTGCtatgcagaaaaagaagaagggaCGGGCCCACAGGGGCAGCGAGGAGGACCCTCTGCTCTCCCCTGTCGACCCCTGGAAAAGTGGGATAGATAACCCCGCTATCACCTCCGATCCTGAGCAGGAGGacaaaaagctgaagaaaaagaagacacCCAAGATGCCAAAGGAGCCGAAGAAG GGAAAATCCATCAAGCCCCCCAAGCCTCTGTATCCTCCCACCCGGAGAACCTGGGAGAGCAATTACTTTGGCGTTCCCTTGCAGAACCTGGTGACCCCAGACCGACCCATCCCGCTGTTTATCGAGAAATGCGTTGACTACATTGAGCGAACAG GCCTGACGACGGAGGGGTTGTACCGTGTCTGTGGGAACAAGACGGACCAGGACAACATCCAGAAACAGTTCGATCAAG ATCACAGCATCGACTTCGTGGCGATGGACGTGGCGGTGAACGCGGCTGCCGGAGCTTTGAAGGCTTTCTTCGCCGACCTGCCCAGCCCTCTGATCCCCTACAGCCTGCACCCGGAGCTGGTCGAGGCCGCAA AAATCGTGGACTACATGGAGCGGCTGCAGGTCCTGAGGGAGATCACCAAGAAGTTCCCTTCTGTCAACTACCAGGTCTTCAAATACATCATCACACACCTGAACAG ggtGAGCCAGCACAGTAAGACCATCCTGATGACGGCCGACAACCTGTCCATCTGCTTCTGGCCCACGCTGATGCGGCCCGACTTCGAGAATAAAGACACGCTGTCGACCACCAAGCTGAACCAGGCGGTCATCGAGGCCTTCATCGTGCAGAGCGACTACTTCTTCCACGGTGGCGAGGTGGCAGAGAGCTCCAGCAGCGAGGgaacgccgccgccgcactGCCACAACATGGTGGAggccctgctgccgctgcagctcccgccgccgctgcagccgcagcagatCCAGCACAGCCTGCACCCCGACCCGCTGATCTGA